The nucleotide window GGCCTTGAGGCAGGACATAATTCTATTGAAGCCCAATTGAAAAATAAGTTGAAGGATTACTCTAATTTGAATTCTGAAATAAAAGAACTAAGCAAAAACGTAACAAGTATACAGCCTACAATTAACGAAATAAATCGACTTCTTAAATCTTATGGATTCAATAGCTTCGAGATTGTACCGGCAGAAGAAGACGGCTTTTACAAAATACAACGAGAAAATGGAGAAATTGCGGAATCAACTTTAAGTGAAGGAGAGATTACCTTTATCACATTTTTGTATTTTCTGCAGCATGCAAAAGGAGGTTCTACAGAAGATAACGTAAATGAAGAAAGAATTCTTGTAATTGATGACCCTATTTCTAGCTTAGACAGCAATGTCCTTTTTGTAGTCAGTACTTTGATAAAAGAAATTCTGAAAGAGGTTAAAAGTGACAAAGGAAATATCAAACAAGTAATTTTGTTGACCCATAATGTTTATTTCCATAAGGAAGTTTCTTATGAAGGCCTTAATCGGAAAGGTGAAAAGCCTCAATTTTGGATTCTTCGGAAAAACTACAAATTCTCAAAGATTCAACATTATAACGATCAAAATCCAATCCAATCTTCTTATGAATTACTTTGGCGTGACATAAAGGAATGGGAAAAAAATTCTGGAATTACAATTCAAAATACCATGCGAAGGATTCTTGAAAACTTCTTTAGCATTCTAGGTAACAAACGTGACGATTACTTAATTGGGAAATTCCAGACTCAAGAAGAAAGAGAAATATGTCGATCACTTCTAAGCTGGGTTAACGAGGGTTCACATACATTTTCGGATGATTTGTATATTGAAACACCTGATGGAATGATTGTAAAGTATTTAAATGTATTTAAAGCCATTTTTAAACATACAAAAAACATAGGTCATTACAACATGATGATGGGTATTAGTGATGAAATAGAAACTGAACAAGAAGTTGAAATAGCATTAGCAAATTGATAAGACAACAAAGCCCGATCGAATCGATTCGACCGGGCTTTGTTGTGATTTACCTGCTTACGGGAAAGACTTCTTAGCGGACTCCGCCGCCAAGTGCTTTGTAAAGGTTTACGCCGTAGGTAAGTTGTTCGAGTTTGTCATTTACCTGGTTGAGTTGTGCCGAGAGGAGATCGCGTTGTGCCGACAATACCTCGGTATAGCTGGCTTCGCCCGCTTTCAACAGTTCCTGGGTGTAATCCACCGACTTAACCAGCGATTCGATCTGTTTTCCGCGGGTTTCGTTTTTGCTCAACGACGACTGGAACCCGAAAAGAATATCCGAAACTTCCTGGCCTGCTGTCAATACCGCTTTCTGGAAAGTAAGCAACGCTTCTTCCTGTTGCGCTTTGGCAATCTTCAGGTTTCCTTTCAGCTGGTTTTTAGTGAACAGTGGCTGTGTAAGGCCTGCTACAATACTTGCGGCAATATTAGCCGGTTTGAAAAAGTCGGTAAAGCCTCCCGCAAGACCCAACGATGCCGAATTGATGGTAAACGAAGGATAGAAGCTTGCTTTGGCAACATCTACCGCAGAATATGCCGAACGGAGCGAAAGTTCTGCCTGTTTCACATCCGGCCGACGTGCCAGCATACCGGCAGGCACACCGTACGACAAACGGGTAGCGACGGTTTCATCAGCAATAGAAGCTCGTTCAACAGGACCGGGTTTGCGACCGAGCAGCACACACAAAGCATCTTCCTGCAGACGAATCTGAGTCTCCAAAGCAGGGATAGAAAGCTGCGTGCTGTAAAGAAGCGCCTTGCTTTGTTCCACGGCAGCCGCGTTTTGTTGTCCGGCCGTCATAAGGCTCTGCATGGTTTCGGCGCTTTTCTGCAACGTAGCCACCGTTTTTCTGGTAATGCGGAGATTCTCATCGTAGGCCAGCAACGAATAATATGCACGGGCAATATTGGCAATCAACGTGGTTTGAACCAGGTTTCTGCTTTCGTTACTGTTGAGCAGGGCAGCATATTTGACTTTTGTCTGGCTGTTGATTTTACCCCACAAATCGGCTTCCCACGAGGCCGAGAAACCAAGTTGATTTACAGTGGAGGAATAACCCAGCACATCGGTACCGTTCTTCCCCGAACTGGTACGTGTATGTGACAGTTGCCATCCGGCAGAAACGGAAGGTAGTTTTGACCCGTTTGCCATCATAAGAGAAGCCTCAGCCTCCTGTATGCGCAAAACGGCCACTTTCAGATCCGGATTATTGGTAAGACCTTCGGAAATCAATTGCTGTAATCTGGAATCGGCAAAATATTCTTTCCATGGAATATCGGCAATAGTAGCCGTATCTGTTGCATTGGCAACCGTATCGCGCACCAACC belongs to Paludibacter jiangxiensis and includes:
- a CDS encoding efflux transporter outer membrane subunit, with amino-acid sequence MNLFSKHKTLILVMAVLALGVSSCRSYKDLAQAPAPDSKGLVRDTVANATDTATIADIPWKEYFADSRLQQLISEGLTNNPDLKVAVLRIQEAEASLMMANGSKLPSVSAGWQLSHTRTSSGKNGTDVLGYSSTVNQLGFSASWEADLWGKINSQTKVKYAALLNSNESRNLVQTTLIANIARAYYSLLAYDENLRITRKTVATLQKSAETMQSLMTAGQQNAAAVEQSKALLYSTQLSIPALETQIRLQEDALCVLLGRKPGPVERASIADETVATRLSYGVPAGMLARRPDVKQAELSLRSAYSAVDVAKASFYPSFTINSASLGLAGGFTDFFKPANIAASIVAGLTQPLFTKNQLKGNLKIAKAQQEEALLTFQKAVLTAGQEVSDILFGFQSSLSKNETRGKQIESLVKSVDYTQELLKAGEASYTEVLSAQRDLLSAQLNQVNDKLEQLTYGVNLYKALGGGVR